The proteins below are encoded in one region of Alistipes communis:
- a CDS encoding NADH:ubiquinone reductase (Na(+)-transporting) subunit B, translating into MSGLRNLVDKLKPTFSEGGKLSFLASTFDAFETFLFVPNTTTQKGAHIRDCNDMKRTMIVVVVALLPALLFGMYNTGYQVGMTGWAAFWFGFLQVLPMIVVSYVVGLGIEFAFAQARGHEVNEGFLVSGLLIPMVMPVGTPLWMIALGTAFAVVFGKEVFGGTGMNVFNPALLARAFVFFAYTPQMSGEKVWFAVDSVSGATALEQLSTTGAMSYSNLDAFLGFIPGCVGETSTLAILIGAAILLFTGIASWRTMLSVFAGGWLMGLLFNAVGANAYCEIPAWQHLIVGGFAFGAVFMATDPVTSAQTNAGKYIVGLMTGALAVMIRVVNPAYPEGMMLSILFMNALAPLVDYFVVERNIARRKNRVKLAK; encoded by the coding sequence ATGAGCGGATTAAGAAATTTAGTAGACAAGTTGAAGCCGACCTTCTCCGAAGGCGGCAAACTCTCGTTCCTCGCATCGACCTTCGATGCGTTCGAGACGTTCCTTTTCGTACCGAACACCACGACGCAGAAGGGTGCGCACATCCGTGACTGCAACGACATGAAGCGCACGATGATCGTCGTGGTCGTCGCGTTGCTTCCGGCCCTGCTGTTCGGCATGTACAACACGGGTTATCAGGTGGGCATGACGGGCTGGGCAGCTTTCTGGTTCGGATTCCTGCAAGTGCTGCCGATGATCGTCGTGTCGTACGTCGTGGGTCTGGGCATCGAGTTCGCCTTCGCGCAGGCGCGCGGCCACGAAGTCAACGAGGGCTTCCTCGTTTCGGGCCTGTTGATCCCGATGGTGATGCCCGTGGGGACGCCGCTGTGGATGATCGCGCTGGGTACGGCCTTCGCCGTGGTCTTCGGCAAGGAGGTCTTCGGCGGTACGGGCATGAACGTATTCAACCCCGCGCTGCTGGCGCGCGCCTTCGTCTTCTTCGCCTACACCCCGCAGATGTCGGGTGAAAAGGTGTGGTTCGCCGTCGACAGCGTGTCGGGGGCTACGGCGCTCGAACAGCTCTCGACGACGGGTGCGATGAGCTATTCGAATCTGGACGCCTTCCTCGGCTTCATCCCGGGCTGCGTGGGCGAGACCTCGACGCTGGCGATTCTCATCGGCGCTGCGATCCTGCTCTTCACGGGTATCGCTTCGTGGCGCACGATGCTCTCGGTCTTCGCGGGCGGCTGGCTCATGGGCCTGCTCTTCAATGCGGTGGGCGCCAACGCTTACTGCGAGATTCCCGCATGGCAGCACCTGATCGTGGGCGGTTTCGCCTTCGGTGCCGTCTTCATGGCCACCGATCCCGTCACTTCGGCACAGACCAACGCCGGCAAGTACATCGTCGGCCTGATGACGGGTGCGCTGGCCGTGATGATCCGTGTGGTGAACCCTGCTTATCCCGAGGGAATGATGCTTTCGATCCTCTTTATGAACGCGCTGGCGCCGCTGGTGGACTACTTCGTGGTCGAGCGGAACATCGCGCGTCGTAAGAACCGTGTCAAACTTGCAAAATAG
- the nqrC gene encoding NADH:ubiquinone reductase (Na(+)-transporting) subunit C, translated as MATKKFKCKVCGYIHEGDAAPAKCPVCGAPASEFEEIVEAGAGDAGAKKGGLFSDKNSNAYIILYSTVMVVIVAVLLSLAALSLQKRQYANELGEKKNNILQSLGVPDGDFDAMVKAYVVDAAGNKTEKPAEEVFDMMKTNKDLRADYERKTLILFEATDGRVIIPLIGKGLWDDIWGYIALEKDMNTVSGIVMAHKSETPGLGAEIATPAHQALYRGKTLFEKGDFVSITLRKGGAKDPAHEVDAVTGGTKTSDGVTAMLRDNLSEYLPFFEKARTAASAAGAEESNDQKVESNE; from the coding sequence ATGGCAACCAAGAAATTCAAATGTAAAGTCTGCGGCTATATCCACGAAGGCGATGCTGCACCGGCCAAATGTCCCGTTTGCGGCGCACCGGCTTCGGAGTTCGAAGAGATCGTCGAGGCAGGTGCCGGAGATGCAGGCGCGAAGAAGGGCGGGCTGTTCTCGGACAAGAACTCCAACGCCTATATCATCCTCTACTCGACCGTGATGGTCGTCATCGTCGCCGTTCTGCTGTCGCTGGCCGCCTTGTCGTTGCAGAAACGCCAGTACGCAAACGAATTGGGCGAGAAGAAGAACAATATCCTGCAATCGCTGGGTGTTCCGGACGGCGACTTCGACGCGATGGTCAAGGCCTATGTGGTCGACGCGGCCGGCAACAAGACGGAAAAGCCCGCCGAGGAGGTCTTCGACATGATGAAGACGAACAAGGACCTGCGAGCCGATTACGAACGGAAGACGCTGATCCTCTTCGAGGCCACCGACGGCCGCGTGATCATCCCGCTCATCGGCAAGGGGCTGTGGGACGACATCTGGGGCTATATCGCGCTCGAAAAGGATATGAATACCGTGTCGGGCATCGTGATGGCCCACAAGAGCGAAACGCCGGGCCTGGGGGCCGAGATCGCCACGCCGGCGCATCAGGCGCTCTACAGGGGCAAGACGCTCTTCGAGAAGGGCGATTTCGTCTCGATCACCCTGCGTAAAGGCGGCGCCAAAGATCCGGCCCACGAGGTGGACGCCGTGACCGGCGGTACCAAAACTTCGGACGGCGTGACAGCCATGTTGCGCGACAACCTGAGCGAATATCTTCCCTTCTTCGAGAAGGCACGGACCGCCGCTTCGGCAGCCGGTGCGGAGGAGTCTAACGATCAAAAAGTAGAAAGCAATGAGTAA
- a CDS encoding NADH:ubiquinone reductase (Na(+)-transporting) subunit D produces MSNKEKEPLFSAKNMKYLTGPFGKNNPVIVQILGICSALAVTVQLKPAIVMALSVTVVTAFSNLVMSLLRKGIPARIRIIVQLVVIAALVILVDQVLKAYVYEVSKQLSVYVGLIITNCIIMGRVEAFALGNEPWPSFLDGIGNGLGYGMILVTVAFFRELLGSGSLLGFRIVPESWYIANGGAYSNMGLMLFPPMALIIVGCIIWIHRSYNKDLQEK; encoded by the coding sequence ATGAGTAATAAGGAAAAAGAGCCTCTGTTTTCGGCTAAGAACATGAAGTACCTGACCGGCCCGTTCGGCAAGAACAATCCGGTGATCGTACAGATCCTCGGTATCTGCTCGGCGCTGGCGGTTACCGTCCAGTTGAAACCCGCCATCGTCATGGCGCTTTCGGTGACGGTCGTGACGGCATTCTCGAATCTGGTGATGTCGCTGCTGCGCAAGGGTATTCCGGCGCGTATCCGCATCATCGTCCAGCTGGTAGTGATCGCCGCGCTGGTGATCCTCGTCGATCAGGTACTCAAAGCGTATGTCTACGAAGTATCCAAACAGCTGTCGGTCTACGTCGGCCTGATTATCACCAACTGTATCATCATGGGCCGCGTCGAGGCTTTCGCGCTGGGCAACGAGCCCTGGCCGTCGTTCCTCGACGGTATCGGCAACGGTCTGGGCTACGGTATGATTCTGGTGACGGTCGCCTTCTTCCGCGAGTTGCTGGGATCGGGTTCGCTGCTGGGATTCCGCATCGTTCCCGAAAGCTGGTACATCGCAAACGGCGGCGCCTACTCGAACATGGGCCTGATGCTCTTCCCGCCCATGGCCCTCATCATCGTGGGGTGCATCATCTGGATTCACCGCTCTTACAACAAGGATTTACAGGAAAAGTAG
- the nqrE gene encoding NADH:ubiquinone reductase (Na(+)-transporting) subunit E, protein METLNLFIRSIFIDNMVFAFFFGMCSYIAVSKSVKTALGLGAAVTFVMVMTVPLNYLLNEYVLKANALVEGIDLSFLSFIVFIATIASFTQLVEMAVEKFSPTLYNQLGIFLPLIAVNCAIMGGSLFMQQKVDAGAIGNVWQSIVYGLGSGMGWWLAIVMMAAIREKTAYSHIPAALKGPGIAFIITGLMGIAFMIFSGIKL, encoded by the coding sequence ATGGAAACTCTGAATCTTTTTATCCGGTCGATCTTCATCGACAACATGGTCTTCGCCTTCTTCTTCGGCATGTGTTCCTACATCGCCGTGTCGAAGAGCGTCAAGACCGCATTGGGACTGGGTGCCGCCGTTACCTTCGTGATGGTGATGACCGTTCCGCTGAACTATCTTCTCAACGAGTACGTCCTCAAAGCCAACGCGCTGGTCGAAGGGATCGACCTGAGCTTCTTGTCCTTCATCGTCTTCATCGCCACGATCGCATCGTTCACGCAGTTAGTGGAAATGGCCGTCGAGAAGTTCTCGCCGACGCTCTACAATCAGCTGGGTATCTTCCTGCCGCTGATCGCCGTGAACTGCGCCATCATGGGCGGTTCGCTCTTCATGCAGCAGAAGGTCGACGCCGGTGCGATCGGCAACGTATGGCAGTCGATCGTCTACGGTCTGGGTTCGGGCATGGGCTGGTGGCTCGCCATCGTCATGATGGCCGCCATCCGCGAAAAGACCGCTTATTCGCACATCCCCGCCGCACTCAAAGGGCCCGGCATCGCCTTTATCATCACGGGTCTGATGGGTATCGCCTTCATGATTTTCAGCGGCATCAAGTTGTAA
- the nqrF gene encoding NADH:ubiquinone reductase (Na(+)-transporting) subunit F produces the protein MTLTIIVAIVAFLAVTLVLVGLLLYAKAKLTSSGDVTIDINDGEKVLTTESGSTLLVTLANNNVFLPSACGGGGSCGMCKCQVLEGGGDILPTETGFISRKMAKDHWRLGCQVKVKENLKIHVPEAVLGVKKWECEVISNRNISTFIKEFVVKLPEGENLNFRSGGYIQIDIPKYDAIKFSDMDVDPQFRADWDKFKMWDLVTTNPEPTFRAYSMANHPAEGNIIMLNIRIATPPFDRVNGGFMKVNPGICSSYIFSRKPGDKVTISGPYGEFFLPDNLPDTQELVFIGGGAGMAPMRSHIMHLFKTEKTKRPVSFWYGARALKEAPYLKEFHEIEKDFPNFSFHLALDRPDPEADAAGVKYTPGFVHNVLYENYLKNHQAPEDCIYLMCGPPMMSASVVKMLDDLGVPPENILYDNFGA, from the coding sequence ATGACATTAACGATTATAGTCGCGATCGTAGCCTTTCTGGCGGTGACGCTCGTTCTGGTGGGGCTGCTTCTCTATGCGAAGGCGAAGCTCACGTCGTCGGGCGACGTGACGATCGACATCAACGACGGCGAGAAGGTGCTGACCACCGAGAGCGGTTCGACGCTGCTCGTAACGCTCGCCAACAACAACGTCTTTCTGCCTTCCGCCTGCGGCGGCGGCGGTTCGTGCGGCATGTGCAAATGCCAGGTGCTCGAAGGCGGCGGCGACATCCTGCCGACCGAAACGGGCTTCATTTCGCGCAAAATGGCCAAGGATCATTGGCGTCTGGGGTGTCAGGTCAAGGTGAAGGAGAACCTGAAAATCCACGTTCCCGAAGCCGTGCTCGGCGTCAAGAAGTGGGAGTGCGAGGTGATCTCGAACCGCAACATCTCGACCTTTATCAAGGAGTTCGTCGTGAAACTGCCCGAGGGTGAAAACCTCAATTTCCGTTCGGGCGGCTACATCCAGATCGACATCCCGAAGTACGATGCGATCAAGTTCTCCGACATGGACGTCGACCCGCAGTTCCGCGCCGACTGGGACAAGTTCAAGATGTGGGATCTGGTGACGACCAACCCCGAACCTACGTTCCGCGCCTATTCGATGGCCAACCACCCGGCCGAAGGAAACATCATCATGCTCAACATCCGTATCGCCACGCCGCCGTTCGACCGCGTGAACGGCGGATTCATGAAGGTCAACCCGGGTATCTGCTCGTCGTACATCTTCTCGCGCAAACCGGGCGACAAGGTGACGATTTCGGGCCCCTACGGCGAGTTCTTCCTGCCGGACAACCTGCCCGATACGCAGGAGCTGGTCTTCATCGGCGGCGGTGCCGGTATGGCGCCGATGCGTAGCCACATCATGCACCTGTTCAAGACCGAGAAGACGAAACGTCCCGTATCGTTCTGGTACGGCGCCCGTGCGTTGAAAGAGGCTCCCTACTTGAAGGAGTTCCACGAGATCGAGAAGGATTTCCCCAACTTCTCGTTCCATCTGGCGCTTGACCGTCCCGATCCCGAAGCCGATGCGGCAGGGGTGAAGTATACGCCCGGGTTCGTGCACAACGTGCTCTATGAGAACTATCTGAAAAATCACCAGGCACCGGAGGACTGCATCTACCTGATGTGCGGGCCTCCAATGATGTCGGCCTCGGTGGTCAAGATGCTCGACGACCTGGGCGTGCCGCCCGAAAATATCCTTTACGACAACTTCGGCGCCTGA
- a CDS encoding M56 family metallopeptidase, whose protein sequence is MKELLIYALEVLVCSAALLLAYSVLLERRTAFLHCRLYLIGAMLLAALIPALSIPVWTGETLYMAADPVAAAAPTATPAATDAGTPSLPVAVTLFLYALGVLLSFGAMIAQIVRIRRLRHGARTIRRADCDIVLTQADISSFSFFRTVYLHDAIPESDMAAVVAHELSHIRHRHSAERIVMECVKALLWWNPFVRIAARRLAEVEEYEADRDVLTQGYDPSEYIATIFKTQFGYSPDIANGLRDSLTKKRFQMMTKHSGDSRALLRLAGIPPLLLLLLVSFAFTTRATEIRVTPASAVDTILLAQDGTILHDPQNAIQTIATSTDRIGDTERKQVRITTGSEGSVYVSMTSTAPADKVRSQQQIQVVSAHAVRKNDLPQERYRKAKGEADVYLVAEKMPLFEGKGTLQDFQHWVDARAAEYDRSGKVILTFVVEKNGSVAEVQVLDTPDPAMGEAAARIVASSPAWKAGTINGEPVRVRYTLPVRCGKQAAADETDDKGKRSGNGVVVKVRNVDFKASEALIFIDDKEATQTDMEKIDPDKIERISVYRDSSAVVRYGERGKNGVILIKMKQ, encoded by the coding sequence ATGAAAGAACTGCTGATCTACGCACTCGAAGTTCTCGTATGCAGCGCGGCATTGCTGCTGGCCTACTCGGTGCTGCTCGAACGCCGGACGGCGTTCCTCCACTGCCGGCTCTATCTGATCGGCGCGATGCTGCTGGCCGCCCTCATCCCTGCGCTCAGCATTCCCGTCTGGACAGGCGAAACACTCTATATGGCAGCCGATCCCGTCGCGGCCGCCGCACCAACCGCCACACCGGCCGCCACCGATGCCGGTACTCCGTCGCTGCCTGTCGCCGTCACGCTGTTCCTGTACGCCCTCGGCGTGCTGCTCTCGTTCGGCGCGATGATCGCCCAGATCGTGCGAATCCGCCGTCTCCGGCACGGCGCACGGACGATCCGCCGCGCCGACTGCGACATCGTACTGACGCAGGCCGACATCTCCTCGTTCTCGTTCTTCCGCACGGTCTATCTGCACGATGCGATTCCCGAAAGCGACATGGCGGCCGTCGTCGCCCACGAACTGAGCCATATCCGCCACCGTCACTCCGCCGAGCGGATCGTCATGGAGTGCGTAAAGGCCCTGCTCTGGTGGAATCCTTTCGTCCGGATCGCCGCACGGCGTCTGGCCGAAGTCGAGGAGTACGAAGCCGACCGTGACGTACTGACGCAAGGGTACGATCCGTCCGAATACATCGCCACGATCTTCAAAACCCAGTTCGGTTATAGTCCGGACATAGCCAACGGGTTGCGGGATTCACTAACCAAAAAACGATTCCAGATGATGACCAAACACTCCGGCGACAGCCGCGCGCTGTTGCGTCTGGCGGGAATCCCGCCGCTGCTGCTTCTGCTTCTGGTGAGCTTCGCCTTCACTACCCGTGCCACCGAAATCCGGGTAACACCCGCCTCCGCCGTCGACACGATCCTGCTCGCGCAGGACGGAACGATTCTCCACGATCCCCAGAACGCCATCCAAACGATCGCCACCTCCACCGACCGAATCGGCGATACCGAACGAAAGCAGGTCCGCATAACAACCGGATCCGAAGGAAGCGTCTATGTCTCGATGACTTCAACCGCACCTGCTGATAAGGTCCGATCGCAGCAGCAGATACAAGTCGTATCGGCCCACGCCGTCCGTAAAAACGATCTGCCCCAAGAGCGCTACCGCAAAGCGAAAGGCGAAGCGGACGTCTATCTCGTCGCCGAAAAGATGCCGCTTTTCGAAGGCAAGGGAACGCTGCAAGATTTCCAGCATTGGGTCGACGCCCGTGCGGCCGAATACGACCGCAGCGGTAAAGTTATCCTCACGTTCGTCGTCGAAAAGAACGGCTCCGTCGCCGAGGTACAGGTTCTCGATACTCCCGATCCCGCTATGGGCGAAGCCGCCGCACGCATCGTCGCATCGTCACCGGCATGGAAGGCCGGCACGATCAACGGGGAACCGGTCCGCGTACGTTATACGCTGCCCGTCCGGTGCGGCAAGCAAGCCGCAGCGGACGAAACCGACGACAAGGGAAAACGATCCGGAAACGGAGTCGTCGTAAAAGTCCGCAATGTCGATTTCAAAGCCAGCGAAGCGCTAATCTTTATTGACGACAAGGAGGCCACGCAGACCGATATGGAGAAGATCGATCCCGACAAGATCGAAAGGATCTCGGTATACAGAGACTCCTCGGCCGTCGTCCGATACGGCGAACGGGGCAAAAACGGCGTCATCCTTATCAAAATGAAGCAATAA
- a CDS encoding BlaI/MecI/CopY family transcriptional regulator, giving the protein MKIPAIEPLTDGEERIMQMLWSLGEGTVNDILAVIPEPKPKYTTVATFIKILENKGYVAHRSEGKSYVFTPLVSREEVAGRQMQSMLRTYFDGSFAQMVTFFSKHENISMKEMDEILSVMQQIRKKR; this is encoded by the coding sequence ATGAAAATACCCGCAATCGAACCGCTTACCGACGGCGAAGAACGCATCATGCAGATGCTCTGGTCGCTCGGCGAGGGAACGGTCAACGACATCCTCGCCGTCATCCCCGAACCCAAACCGAAGTACACCACGGTGGCCACCTTCATCAAGATTCTGGAAAATAAAGGCTACGTCGCCCATCGCAGCGAGGGAAAGAGCTATGTCTTCACACCGCTCGTCTCACGCGAAGAGGTCGCCGGCAGGCAGATGCAGTCGATGTTGCGCACCTATTTCGACGGATCGTTCGCGCAGATGGTCACCTTCTTCTCGAAACACGAGAACATCTCGATGAAGGAGATGGACGAGATCCTCTCCGTCATGCAACAGATCCGCAAAAAACGCTGA
- a CDS encoding HAD family hydrolase, with protein sequence MKNIVFDLGGVVFHRDAKKVRKELIDFFAFIFAAKMPLFWEEYDRGTLTFDEVLDELSRSKGCDRAVAEDYLREALDRQEAVPQTAALIRDLKRAGYRLYVLSNMSREFIDFLRRTEIYGCFDGEVVSCEEGVVKPEPRIYEILLDRFGLDPAETLFIDDRRSNLEAAAAFGIATFHFREPESSCTQLREMLLQKE encoded by the coding sequence ATGAAAAACATAGTTTTCGATTTGGGCGGGGTGGTGTTTCACCGCGATGCGAAAAAGGTGCGCAAGGAGTTGATCGATTTTTTCGCGTTTATTTTCGCGGCGAAGATGCCCCTTTTCTGGGAGGAGTACGATCGGGGGACGCTGACCTTCGACGAGGTGTTGGACGAACTGAGCCGGTCGAAAGGCTGCGACCGCGCCGTGGCCGAAGATTATCTGCGCGAAGCGCTGGATCGTCAGGAGGCGGTTCCGCAGACTGCGGCGTTGATCCGCGACCTGAAACGGGCCGGATACCGGCTTTACGTGCTCTCGAACATGTCGCGGGAGTTCATCGATTTTCTGCGCCGGACCGAGATTTACGGGTGCTTCGACGGAGAGGTGGTTTCATGCGAGGAGGGTGTCGTCAAGCCCGAACCGCGCATCTATGAAATTCTGCTCGACCGTTTCGGTCTCGATCCCGCCGAAACGCTCTTCATCGACGACCGCCGCTCGAATCTCGAAGCCGCCGCGGCATTCGGTATTGCGACGTTCCATTTCCGTGAGCCGGAGTCGAGTTGCACGCAGTTGCGCGAAATGTTGTTGCAGAAGGAGTAA
- the mscL gene encoding large-conductance mechanosensitive channel protein MscL produces the protein MGFFKEFKEFAMKGNVMDMAVGVIIGGAFGKIVSSLVNDILMPPIGALLGNVNFTDLRLDISKIRDMSQAVGEVVNEVTPDGVNIAGKAAETLEPVYWNYGAFIQQCIDFTILALCVFLMVKLMNRLMKKKEEAPQPAPEPAPTKEELLLAEIRDLLKEKK, from the coding sequence ATGGGATTTTTTAAGGAATTCAAGGAGTTTGCCATGAAGGGCAACGTGATGGACATGGCCGTCGGCGTTATCATCGGCGGTGCGTTCGGAAAGATCGTCTCGTCGCTGGTCAACGACATCCTGATGCCGCCGATCGGAGCATTGCTCGGCAATGTGAACTTCACCGACCTGCGGCTCGACATTTCGAAGATCCGCGACATGTCGCAGGCCGTAGGCGAAGTCGTTAACGAGGTGACGCCCGACGGTGTGAACATCGCCGGCAAGGCAGCCGAGACACTGGAACCGGTCTATTGGAACTACGGGGCTTTCATCCAGCAGTGCATCGACTTTACGATTCTGGCTCTCTGCGTTTTCCTGATGGTCAAGCTGATGAACCGTCTGATGAAGAAAAAGGAGGAGGCGCCCCAGCCTGCACCGGAACCCGCTCCGACGAAAGAGGAGCTGTTGCTCGCCGAGATCCGCGACCTGTTGAAGGAGAAGAAGTGA